The proteins below are encoded in one region of Silene latifolia isolate original U9 population chromosome 2, ASM4854445v1, whole genome shotgun sequence:
- the LOC141641050 gene encoding uncharacterized protein LOC141641050 codes for MSVKDRYSESLCSILAVKDYIVARSGSIEAATQILNSWVRKGKFQVSDAYHWFRDKGETVYWYKSLQGNAIVPKHRICAILAASKHLPTVDLLMSRGLLLINRCVLCQAAAESHDHLFFSSTFSQEVWNALLQWMHLCSRSVNLWAELHWMAQTKGQRHWKNMWRQTCLGAAVYYLWQERNQRIFTGHQHSTASLLSQIQFLVKHRLLACSSLPSCLVARLA; via the exons ATGAG TGTCAAAGATCGCTATTCTGAGAGTCTTTGTAGTATTCTAGCAGTAAAAGACTATATTGTTGCTCGTTCTGGTTCTATTGAAGCTGCTACCCAGATTCTCAACTCCTGGGTCAGGAAAGGTAAATTTCAGGTCAGTGATGCTTACCACTGGTTCAGAGATAAAGGGGAGACAGTCTACTGGTATAAATCTTTGCAGGGGAATGCTATTGTTCCTAAGCATAGGATCTGTGCCATCTTAGCTGCTTCTAAACATCTACCCACGGTTGATCTACTTATGAGTAGGGGTCTGCTCTTGATAAATAGATGTGTTCTTTGTCAGGCAGCTGCAGAGAGTCATGACCATCTCTTTTTCAGCAGTACTTTCTCTCAGGAAGTCTGGAATGCTTTACTTCAGTGGATGCACCTTTGCAGTCGTTCTGTTAATCTCTGGGCTGAACTCCATTGGATGGCACAAACTAAGGGTCAGAGACATTGGAAGAATATGTGGCGACAAACTTGTCTTGGTGCTGCTGTCTACTACTTATGGCAGGAGAGAAATCAAAGAATTTTTACGGGTCATCAGCACTCTACTGCATCTCTTCTCAGTCAGATTCAGTTTCTTGTTAAACATCGTCTATTAGCTTGTAGTTCTCTTCCTAGTTGTCTCGTTGCTCGTCTTGCTTAA